From Planococcus halocryophilus, the proteins below share one genomic window:
- the ribE gene encoding riboflavin synthase yields MFTGIVEELGHVASVRSKPQAMELTISCALILEDVKRGDSISINGVCLTVSTFTSSTFTVDVIPETVKSSTMKELKAGSRVNLERAMPANGRFGGHFVSGHIDGVGVIRSVKKEANAITKTIELEPQLMKYMMLKGSIAVDGTSLTIFAVSHNTVTISLIPTTQEDSLLGEKGIGEKVNIECDLLAKYTERIQTAEPKISRSWLAENGF; encoded by the coding sequence ATGTTTACAGGTATTGTTGAAGAACTTGGACATGTTGCCTCAGTTCGCTCTAAGCCACAAGCAATGGAGTTAACCATTTCCTGTGCGCTGATTTTAGAAGACGTTAAGCGCGGAGACAGTATTTCCATTAACGGAGTTTGTTTAACTGTATCGACCTTTACTTCTAGTACCTTCACAGTTGATGTGATTCCGGAAACGGTCAAATCTTCAACGATGAAGGAATTGAAAGCAGGTTCCCGGGTAAATCTTGAACGCGCTATGCCAGCTAATGGACGTTTCGGCGGTCATTTTGTTAGTGGACATATTGATGGCGTCGGCGTTATCCGATCTGTGAAAAAAGAAGCAAATGCGATCACTAAAACAATCGAGCTTGAGCCTCAGCTGATGAAGTATATGATGCTAAAAGGATCAATCGCAGTAGATGGTACTTCTTTGACTATTTTTGCTGTTAGCCATAATACTGTGACGATTTCTCTTATTCCGACGACGCAAGAAGATTCGCTATTAGGAGAAAAAGGCATTGGTGAAAAGGTCAATATCGAATGTGATTTATTGGCAAAGTATACCGAGCGAATTCAAACAGCAGAACCAAAAATTAGCAGAAGCTGGCTAGCAGAAAACGGATTTTAA
- a CDS encoding VOC family protein: protein MLHHVELNVSNLVEAKYFYSKLLPPLGYSLFQEWEEGFSYKVGSTYLVFVQTEDKFLQSPYHRKETGLNHLAFHASSRAQVDEMTEKMQQLGARILYQDLHPYAGGPDYYAVFFEGPDRLKIEIVAPNETISND, encoded by the coding sequence ATGCTGCATCATGTTGAGCTTAACGTTTCAAATTTGGTAGAAGCCAAATATTTTTACAGCAAACTATTGCCACCCCTTGGCTATTCGTTGTTTCAAGAATGGGAAGAGGGATTTAGTTATAAGGTAGGTTCTACTTATCTTGTTTTTGTGCAAACAGAAGATAAGTTTTTGCAAAGTCCATATCACCGCAAAGAAACAGGGTTGAATCATTTAGCATTTCACGCATCGTCACGCGCGCAAGTAGACGAAATGACGGAGAAAATGCAGCAATTAGGGGCCCGGATTTTATATCAAGATCTTCATCCTTACGCGGGAGGACCAGATTATTATGCGGTTTTCTTTGAAGGACCTGATCGCTTAAAAATAGAAATTGTCGCACCGAACGAAACAATCAGTAATGATTAA
- a CDS encoding histidine phosphatase family protein: MDKTIYLIRHCQATGQAPEAELTEIGKKQAKDLAEFFQQRKVVHFVSSPFMRAIQSIEPAAKQLGLPIVIDGRLAERILSSEDLSDWMEKLEASFEDEELKFVGGESGREATTRAIAALQDMKDGTAAVTHGNLLGLLLKSIDSQYDFSAWGKLTNPDVFKVEITNGQTSVVRLWQ; the protein is encoded by the coding sequence ATGGACAAAACAATTTATCTAATTAGACATTGCCAAGCAACTGGCCAAGCGCCAGAAGCGGAGCTAACAGAGATAGGTAAAAAACAGGCAAAGGATTTAGCGGAATTTTTTCAGCAACGGAAAGTTGTTCATTTTGTTTCAAGTCCGTTCATGCGAGCGATTCAGTCTATCGAGCCGGCTGCTAAGCAATTGGGGTTACCGATTGTGATTGATGGTCGCTTAGCTGAACGCATATTAAGTTCGGAAGATTTGTCAGATTGGATGGAGAAGCTAGAAGCGTCATTCGAAGATGAGGAATTGAAGTTTGTTGGAGGCGAATCGGGTAGAGAAGCAACAACTCGTGCAATAGCAGCATTACAGGACATGAAAGATGGTACCGCTGCGGTAACTCATGGAAACTTGCTAGGGTTACTGTTAAAAAGTATCGATTCTCAATATGACTTTTCAGCATGGGGGAAATTGACCAACCCAGACGTTTTTAAAGTGGAAATAACTAATGGACAAACATCGGTAGTCCGCTTGTGGCAGTAA
- a CDS encoding ABC transporter permease, translating into MNQFFMLLKKEQLENIRNYKIYWIPAIFILLGILEPTTSYFLPQIIESSGGLPEGAVLEIPTPMPEQVLAAIVEQYQTIGIAVLILAYMGTIAGERKSGTATLLYVRPLSFRAYFLSKWTMASIISLVSVWLGLLAGYYYTFLFFGEVELIKFLQMVGTYSVWVLFIMALVLVASAISPNSGFAAAIAFATYLLIQLTDGLLGLNWTFSPGKIPQYGLEWLIGAPDSSGLWGAIGIAVLLILLLFAIGSWAAQRNKAKTKV; encoded by the coding sequence ATGAACCAGTTTTTTATGCTATTAAAAAAAGAGCAGCTAGAAAATATACGTAATTATAAAATATACTGGATACCAGCAATTTTCATTCTTTTGGGCATACTAGAACCTACTACGAGTTATTTTCTTCCACAAATTATTGAGTCGTCTGGAGGCTTACCAGAAGGTGCAGTATTAGAAATACCGACGCCTATGCCAGAACAGGTGTTGGCGGCAATTGTGGAGCAATATCAAACAATTGGAATAGCGGTGCTGATTTTAGCTTATATGGGAACAATAGCAGGAGAGCGGAAAAGTGGGACTGCCACTTTGCTGTATGTTCGGCCCTTGTCATTTAGAGCGTATTTTTTAAGCAAATGGACGATGGCATCAATTATTTCTCTAGTCAGTGTCTGGCTCGGTTTACTGGCAGGCTATTACTATACATTCCTATTTTTTGGAGAAGTAGAATTGATCAAATTTTTGCAAATGGTGGGGACTTATAGTGTATGGGTGCTTTTTATTATGGCCCTTGTCTTGGTTGCGAGTGCCATTTCACCGAATAGCGGATTTGCTGCAGCAATTGCGTTTGCCACGTATTTGCTTATCCAATTAACTGATGGTTTGCTTGGACTGAACTGGACTTTTTCCCCCGGAAAAATCCCTCAATATGGACTAGAATGGTTAATAGGCGCTCCTGACAGTAGCGGTTTGTGGGGAGCTATTGGAATAGCGGTTCTACTTATCTTGCTTTTGTTCGCTATAGGGAGTTGGGCAGCTCAAAGAAATAAAGCAAAGACCAAAGTTTAG
- a CDS encoding GNAT family N-acetyltransferase gives MIKKKEVTLHRYSSKRSIDYDLPVEQLEFTRLPKEIVEKDASDPLKHFIIIKARGEDAGFFELDESEDRKKYSDNPKALLLRGFSVNPKFQGRGIATGSIYALPEFMEEAFSNFDEVVLGVNARNIPAQRLYQKAGFEDTGRRIMRTKGEHYVMSLSIRKTK, from the coding sequence ATGATTAAAAAAAAGGAAGTTACATTGCATCGTTACTCTTCGAAACGCTCAATAGATTATGATTTACCAGTCGAGCAATTGGAATTTACACGCTTACCTAAAGAAATCGTGGAAAAAGATGCTAGTGATCCGTTAAAGCATTTCATTATCATCAAAGCACGTGGAGAAGATGCTGGATTTTTTGAGTTAGATGAATCAGAAGACCGCAAGAAATACTCTGATAATCCAAAGGCTTTATTGCTTAGAGGATTTTCGGTTAACCCGAAATTTCAAGGAAGAGGAATAGCAACGGGATCAATTTATGCGCTACCAGAATTTATGGAAGAGGCATTTTCGAATTTTGATGAAGTAGTGCTGGGTGTTAATGCACGCAACATACCAGCTCAACGGTTATATCAAAAAGCGGGATTTGAAGATACTGGTAGAAGAATTATGCGTACCAAAGGTGAGCACTATGTGATGTCTTTATCTATCCGAAAAACCAAGTGA
- a CDS encoding metallophosphoesterase produces MKKLVIIILFALVIWGIFWSSNKWLETTEYTVVSEELPEAFDGAKIVQISDLHNATFGKNQSSLIKKIQSAKPDAVFLTGDFIDSNRYDLSASLVLIDEIVKMSKVYFVTGNHEIASNQVEEITAALQERGVIVLANDSVEWEKGNDTIQIAGIDDPLSEPARHGDEVTHDYLESARLTDDFTLLLVHRPEYLSTYAEAEVDIVFAGHAHGGQVRLPGIGGLYAPGQGWFPKVTEGIFDKGQSQMVVSRGLGNSNFPLRIFNRPEIVVVTLKRE; encoded by the coding sequence ATGAAGAAGCTTGTAATTATTATCTTGTTCGCGCTAGTCATATGGGGCATCTTTTGGAGCAGTAATAAGTGGTTAGAAACCACCGAATATACAGTAGTATCTGAAGAGTTACCTGAGGCTTTTGATGGGGCGAAAATTGTCCAAATATCCGATTTACACAATGCGACTTTTGGAAAAAATCAATCGTCTTTAATAAAGAAAATACAATCCGCTAAACCCGATGCGGTTTTTTTAACAGGCGACTTTATCGACAGCAATCGCTATGATTTGTCAGCGAGCTTAGTGTTGATAGATGAAATAGTGAAAATGAGTAAAGTATATTTTGTTACTGGGAATCATGAAATAGCTTCCAATCAGGTTGAAGAAATTACAGCCGCTTTGCAAGAACGAGGTGTGATCGTCTTAGCAAATGATTCTGTAGAGTGGGAAAAGGGTAATGACACGATTCAAATTGCAGGAATTGACGATCCGCTAAGTGAGCCTGCAAGACATGGGGACGAGGTTACGCATGATTACCTTGAATCTGCTCGTTTGACCGATGATTTCACTTTATTATTAGTACATCGTCCCGAATACTTATCTACTTATGCAGAAGCTGAAGTGGATATTGTTTTTGCCGGACATGCTCACGGCGGCCAAGTACGTCTTCCTGGCATTGGTGGTTTGTATGCTCCAGGACAAGGGTGGTTTCCAAAAGTAACAGAAGGAATTTTTGATAAAGGTCAATCCCAAATGGTCGTCAGTCGAGGCCTAGGCAACAGTAATTTTCCTCTCCGAATTTTCAATCGTCCGGAAATTGTTGTAGTGACGTTGAAACGAGAATAA
- a CDS encoding CHY zinc finger protein has protein sequence MPHHQQVKGINVDAETRCIHYNSPIDRIAIKFFCCQEYFSCFECHEAEGCRKHQVWPIDRFHEKAILCGTCGYELTITEYLNCASTCPSCSSAFNPGCNLHKHLYFE, from the coding sequence ATGCCCCATCATCAACAAGTAAAAGGCATAAACGTAGATGCTGAAACACGTTGTATTCATTACAACTCACCTATCGACCGAATTGCTATTAAGTTTTTCTGTTGCCAAGAATACTTCTCTTGTTTTGAATGTCATGAAGCTGAAGGTTGTAGGAAGCATCAAGTTTGGCCAATCGACCGCTTTCACGAAAAAGCTATATTATGTGGTACTTGCGGATATGAATTGACAATTACCGAGTATTTAAATTGTGCCTCGACTTGTCCATCTTGCTCTTCGGCGTTCAACCCGGGGTGTAATTTACACAAACACTTATATTTCGAGTAA
- a CDS encoding flavodoxin family protein produces the protein MQPLKALFINTSLKNSKEPSHTEEFIKDVQVHYNQLGVESEIVRLADYAVAYGVQPDMGEGDEWPQVFEKVMAADIVIIGTPLWLGEKSSLATQTIERLYASSSVTNDKGQSIFYNKVGGVAITGNEDGAKHAAASVLYALSHIGFVVPPNVDAYWVGEAGPGPSYMDTKKDNEFTKKAIRRLAYNTYHFAGILKNNPIPSEGNTLE, from the coding sequence ATGCAACCTTTAAAAGCACTTTTCATCAACACTTCACTAAAAAATTCTAAAGAACCTTCCCATACGGAAGAGTTCATAAAAGACGTTCAAGTTCACTATAATCAATTAGGTGTAGAATCTGAAATTGTTCGTTTAGCCGATTACGCTGTTGCCTATGGTGTTCAACCGGACATGGGTGAAGGGGATGAATGGCCACAAGTTTTTGAAAAAGTAATGGCCGCAGATATTGTGATTATCGGTACTCCTTTATGGCTTGGAGAAAAAAGCTCGTTAGCGACGCAAACCATTGAACGTCTTTACGCTAGCAGTAGCGTTACTAACGATAAAGGACAATCTATTTTCTACAATAAAGTTGGTGGCGTTGCAATCACCGGTAATGAAGATGGTGCGAAACACGCAGCAGCTTCTGTTCTTTACGCACTTTCTCATATTGGATTTGTTGTACCTCCAAATGTCGATGCGTACTGGGTTGGTGAAGCAGGACCTGGTCCATCTTATATGGATACTAAAAAAGATAATGAATTTACTAAAAAAGCAATTAGACGACTTGCTTATAATACGTATCATTTTGCAGGTATACTTAAAAACAACCCCATTCCAAGTGAAGGAAATACACTTGAATAA
- the msrA gene encoding peptide-methionine (S)-S-oxide reductase MsrA produces MTHQQMTIETIEKGIYLSEENLELATFGMGCFWGPDARFGSMAGILRTRVGFAGGTTPTPSYRTMGDHTETIQIEYDPQVISYANILKEFWRNHYPNRDNYKGRQYISLVHYHTDQQRQVIEAIRKEMETELGESIETEISPFSQFTLAEERHQKYYLKRYPKALDQLAALYPNKEMLVDSTFAARLNGFVKGFGTKDSLQKEINQWSIGETEKAFLTKLFLSLKW; encoded by the coding sequence ATGACACATCAACAAATGACCATCGAAACAATTGAAAAAGGAATTTATTTAAGTGAAGAAAATTTGGAACTAGCAACTTTTGGAATGGGCTGTTTTTGGGGTCCGGACGCGCGGTTTGGGAGTATGGCAGGTATTCTGCGAACACGGGTGGGGTTTGCAGGTGGAACCACCCCAACGCCTAGTTACCGAACGATGGGCGACCATACAGAAACTATCCAAATCGAATATGACCCGCAGGTAATCAGCTACGCAAATATACTAAAGGAATTTTGGCGAAATCATTACCCAAATCGCGATAATTACAAAGGACGACAATATATTTCTTTAGTCCATTATCATACCGACCAACAACGACAAGTAATTGAGGCGATTCGAAAAGAAATGGAAACAGAACTAGGTGAGTCGATTGAAACCGAGATTTCTCCTTTTAGTCAGTTTACTTTGGCAGAAGAGCGTCATCAAAAATACTATTTAAAGCGTTACCCGAAAGCACTTGATCAACTCGCAGCACTTTATCCAAATAAAGAAATGCTAGTAGACTCTACTTTTGCTGCACGATTAAATGGTTTTGTGAAAGGCTTCGGTACAAAAGATAGCTTGCAAAAAGAGATAAATCAGTGGAGCATTGGAGAAACCGAGAAGGCTTTTTTAACAAAGCTTTTTTTATCGTTAAAATGGTAA
- a CDS encoding LTA synthase family protein translates to MKKINLMPYVLIYLLLLIKVSAFRVLIFNEKSIWHIILIEFPMWAFLLSVVLLVAHKKMWRAVWLFNLLVSVIFFTITLYMRYYSTIPSYYDLQQLTQSGSVGGTITMLSNPWDFLFFLDALVLFFLARRWKNPVKLIALKHVAVSMAAICAITVVYALQQSIIDVSYFAKEHGYLQSQVAQLYNRSTDSAHASSSKLTERELEELKGNKFVEVREHDSFGVAEGRHLFIIQVESLQEFVLDKSLNGQEITPNLNQLLSESAYFSNVFQQVGAGTTSDAEWIVNTGLYPQGMIPTSNSLSGKEAPSLARALKEKGYGSATYHADEVTFWNRDVLYPVLGYEEVFSSEDIPNVKEVGFGPADEVLFDFVAGELPRQLETYERIYANIVTVTSHTPFEMPDTMQYLDLPSEYEGTYIGNYLQSVRYTDEQIGSFIQELKDREIYDESLIVILGDHSGMHGSLVTEEDHQLLSEFLGHEYSLKDQFTIPLLFTGGNLFEETEMTRLGGQTDIMPTVLALLGIDHDYPMMGHNLFQYKKNLVGMRYYLPGGSYIQSEQFYKAPGAKLPDVLYDLKTMEKRNKNSAAKKHIKDTETLMNYADTLLKVYTE, encoded by the coding sequence GTGAAGAAAATAAATCTTATGCCATATGTCCTTATTTATCTCTTATTATTAATTAAAGTAAGTGCTTTTCGTGTGCTTATTTTTAATGAAAAATCAATTTGGCATATTATCTTAATCGAATTTCCAATGTGGGCATTTTTGCTATCTGTCGTTTTATTAGTTGCTCATAAAAAAATGTGGCGAGCAGTTTGGTTATTTAACTTGCTGGTCTCCGTCATTTTTTTTACGATTACCTTATACATGCGTTACTATTCTACAATTCCTTCTTATTACGATTTGCAGCAATTGACGCAATCTGGCTCTGTTGGTGGGACTATTACGATGCTCTCAAATCCATGGGATTTTTTGTTTTTCCTCGATGCTTTGGTGCTCTTTTTTTTGGCGCGTCGCTGGAAAAATCCAGTAAAGCTAATTGCTTTGAAACATGTAGCGGTTAGTATGGCAGCGATTTGTGCTATTACGGTAGTCTATGCTCTTCAGCAGTCGATCATCGATGTCTCCTATTTTGCGAAAGAACACGGTTATTTGCAGTCTCAAGTAGCTCAATTGTATAACCGTTCGACAGATAGCGCACATGCTTCTTCGAGTAAATTAACAGAAAGAGAATTAGAGGAACTAAAAGGCAATAAATTTGTAGAAGTTCGTGAACATGATAGTTTTGGAGTTGCGGAAGGACGCCATTTGTTCATCATACAAGTCGAGTCTTTACAAGAATTCGTTCTAGACAAGTCATTAAATGGACAGGAAATCACGCCAAACCTCAATCAACTGCTGAGTGAAAGTGCTTATTTTTCAAATGTATTTCAACAAGTAGGAGCTGGAACAACTTCTGATGCCGAGTGGATTGTAAATACAGGACTTTATCCACAAGGGATGATTCCGACATCAAATAGCTTGTCCGGAAAAGAAGCACCTTCGTTAGCACGAGCATTAAAGGAAAAAGGTTATGGGTCGGCAACGTATCATGCTGATGAAGTGACATTTTGGAACCGTGATGTGCTTTATCCAGTTCTTGGATACGAAGAAGTTTTTTCGAGTGAAGACATACCAAACGTCAAAGAAGTTGGCTTTGGACCAGCAGATGAAGTGTTGTTCGATTTTGTGGCAGGCGAATTACCGCGACAGCTCGAAACGTATGAGAGAATTTATGCGAATATTGTCACGGTAACGAGTCATACACCATTTGAAATGCCAGACACTATGCAATATTTAGATCTCCCTTCTGAATATGAGGGTACGTATATCGGGAATTATTTGCAATCAGTTCGTTATACAGACGAGCAAATTGGTTCGTTCATTCAAGAGTTGAAAGACCGAGAGATTTACGATGAATCGTTAATCGTTATTTTAGGAGACCATTCAGGTATGCATGGCAGCTTAGTAACAGAAGAAGATCATCAATTGTTAAGTGAGTTTTTAGGGCATGAATATTCGTTAAAAGATCAATTTACCATTCCGCTATTGTTTACAGGAGGAAATCTTTTTGAAGAAACGGAAATGACCCGCCTTGGCGGTCAAACCGATATTATGCCAACGGTACTAGCGTTACTCGGAATCGATCATGACTATCCGATGATGGGACATAACTTATTTCAGTACAAAAAGAATTTAGTAGGTATGCGTTATTATTTGCCAGGTGGTTCTTATATTCAGTCTGAACAATTTTATAAAGCACCGGGAGCTAAATTGCCAGACGTTCTATACGATTTGAAGACTATGGAAAAACGCAATAAAAATAGCGCAGCTAAAAAACACATTAAAGATACGGAAACGTTAATGAACTATGCAGATACATTATTGAAAGTCTACACTGAGTAA
- a CDS encoding GTPase, whose protein sequence is MVNEFEKEVMQAMDKMFEREMRKVNDSLEQELLISLIGEVNAGKSSTINKIIGENIASTNPMPGETVSVDPYNIRGLENIKFMDTPGLNDPNDENPKKTLEFVQKSDVVLFFLNAAGTVFSESEKEKFNEIEKHNKDILIVLNKIDAAEDVPSIVKFIKGHTANKYKVIPISSKTEENLDLLKKEILFLLEKKGKDLLFAKSIKEKSAAANRWIIGAGVSAGVIGASPIPGSDVLPLTTLQAGLIIKLSKLYDKPLTKKAAKDMIIVTATKTIGHTIYRQALKFIPGAGSIIGGTVASSMTLALGYGVKYAYEKNIDIDYDMIGSLFEKLKKNEQKA, encoded by the coding sequence ATAGTGAACGAATTTGAAAAAGAAGTAATGCAAGCGATGGATAAAATGTTTGAAAGAGAAATGAGAAAAGTGAACGATTCTCTTGAACAGGAACTTTTGATTTCGTTAATCGGTGAAGTGAATGCCGGCAAATCTTCCACCATCAACAAAATCATTGGAGAAAATATTGCTAGCACAAATCCAATGCCAGGAGAAACGGTCAGCGTAGATCCTTATAATATTCGAGGGTTGGAAAACATCAAATTTATGGATACACCTGGCTTAAATGATCCAAATGACGAGAACCCTAAAAAAACCTTGGAATTTGTTCAGAAGTCCGATGTGGTCTTGTTTTTCCTTAATGCTGCAGGGACAGTGTTTTCTGAAAGCGAAAAAGAAAAGTTCAATGAAATTGAAAAACACAACAAAGATATTTTGATCGTCTTAAATAAAATCGATGCCGCAGAAGATGTTCCATCCATTGTTAAATTTATAAAAGGACATACTGCCAATAAATACAAAGTTATTCCGATTTCCTCCAAAACAGAAGAAAACTTGGATCTCTTAAAGAAGGAAATTCTTTTTTTGCTCGAAAAGAAGGGTAAGGACTTGCTCTTCGCCAAAAGCATAAAAGAAAAGTCCGCTGCCGCCAATCGTTGGATTATTGGTGCAGGTGTTTCAGCAGGTGTAATTGGCGCGTCACCAATTCCAGGTTCTGACGTATTGCCGCTTACTACGTTACAGGCAGGCTTAATCATTAAATTATCCAAACTTTACGACAAGCCATTAACTAAAAAAGCGGCGAAAGACATGATTATTGTCACTGCGACGAAAACAATCGGTCACACCATTTATCGCCAGGCGCTAAAATTTATTCCTGGGGCGGGCTCGATTATTGGTGGCACTGTTGCCTCGTCTATGACTTTAGCACTCGGATATGGCGTGAAATACGCGTATGAAAAAAACATCGACATTGATTACGACATGATCGGTTCTTTGTTCGAGAAATTGAAAAAAAATGAGCAAAAAGCATAA
- a CDS encoding response regulator transcription factor, protein MRILVVEDNPSVSSMLELFFSKEGINGEFAADGLEGYQKYKEGGHDLLILDWMLPGMDGIALCRKIREEGSAVPIIMLTAKDSESDQVIGFEMGADDYVTKPFSPLTLMARIKAVTRRVQKSEPVSDLIRTFHFTVNKETRDIKKDGQAVDSLTPKEFDLLVFFLQHPKQVFSREQLLEQVWGYQFYGDERTVDVHIKRLRKKIDGGDKLFHTVWGVGYKFEEHAN, encoded by the coding sequence ATGAGAATATTGGTCGTAGAAGACAACCCGAGTGTCAGTTCTATGCTGGAATTGTTTTTTTCAAAAGAAGGAATTAACGGGGAGTTTGCAGCAGATGGACTAGAAGGTTACCAGAAATATAAAGAAGGCGGACATGATTTACTGATTTTGGATTGGATGCTTCCAGGAATGGATGGAATTGCTTTATGCCGCAAAATTCGAGAAGAAGGAAGCGCTGTCCCGATCATCATGCTAACAGCAAAAGACAGCGAATCCGATCAAGTTATTGGCTTTGAAATGGGTGCAGACGATTATGTCACAAAACCATTCAGCCCATTAACATTGATGGCACGTATAAAAGCCGTGACAAGAAGAGTCCAAAAATCGGAACCTGTATCAGACTTAATTCGAACCTTTCATTTTACTGTCAATAAAGAGACGCGCGATATTAAAAAAGATGGACAAGCGGTTGATAGCCTAACACCAAAAGAATTCGACTTATTGGTATTTTTTCTGCAACACCCAAAGCAAGTATTCAGCCGAGAACAATTATTGGAACAAGTATGGGGATATCAATTTTATGGTGATGAACGGACAGTAGATGTTCATATTAAACGTTTACGCAAAAAAATAGACGGAGGGGACAAGCTGTTCCATACAGTATGGGGAGTTGGCTATAAATTTGAAGAACACGCGAATTAA
- the ribE gene encoding 6,7-dimethyl-8-ribityllumazine synthase → MTVHFEGYLNGEGLRIGIVVGRFNEFITSKLLSGAEDALKRHGVGEDDVSIAWVPGAFEIPLVAKKMAMSGNYDAIVTLGTVIRGATPHFDYVCSEVAKGVSRASDHADIPVIFGVLTTDSIEQAIERAGTKAGNKGWESAAGAIEMANLMKKL, encoded by the coding sequence ATGACTGTACATTTTGAAGGATATTTAAACGGTGAAGGTTTACGAATTGGGATAGTAGTTGGACGTTTTAATGAGTTTATTACAAGCAAATTATTAAGTGGAGCAGAAGATGCTTTAAAACGTCATGGCGTTGGAGAAGACGATGTTTCGATTGCTTGGGTACCTGGAGCTTTCGAAATTCCGCTTGTCGCGAAAAAGATGGCGATGAGTGGAAATTATGATGCCATCGTTACGTTAGGGACAGTCATTAGAGGCGCAACTCCTCATTTTGATTATGTTTGCAGCGAAGTGGCTAAAGGCGTATCAAGAGCTAGTGATCATGCAGATATCCCAGTTATCTTTGGTGTGTTAACTACAGACTCGATCGAACAAGCAATTGAACGTGCAGGCACAAAAGCAGGCAACAAAGGCTGGGAATCAGCAGCAGGTGCTATTGAAATGGCAAACTTGATGAAAAAATTATAA
- a CDS encoding PLD nuclease N-terminal domain-containing protein — protein sequence MDQTTMIMALVPIIIIQLALMIFALVDLVKNPNPNGPKWMWGIIIVVINILGPILYFVIGRKNY from the coding sequence ATGGATCAAACTACAATGATTATGGCTTTAGTGCCAATTATTATTATTCAACTTGCTTTAATGATTTTTGCTTTAGTGGATTTAGTGAAAAATCCTAATCCAAATGGACCAAAGTGGATGTGGGGGATTATTATTGTCGTCATCAATATTCTTGGTCCCATTCTATACTTTGTTATTGGGAGGAAAAATTATTGA
- a CDS encoding ABC transporter ATP-binding protein, which produces MNILEVEKLTKRYGGESVVEDLSFILEKGTATALIGPNGAGKTTSLSMLANLLSPTSGKITMEKDVSLGFLPQYPQFFPWLTAVEFTELAAKISGVEAKQARLQSIKTLEFVGLENALHKKIGSFSGGMKQRLGLAQAIVHRPNLLLLDEPISALDPTGRREIMNLLKSLQQDTTILYSTHILNDAEEMTDQLLFMREGRLIEQGSLKEVKKKHADPCIQIKFRNHTHALEFVGSHTWKCEVEENLVLIPVSKSGPTMQQVLHILSTEKQDIVGVEFQDASLEEIFLKVVAAK; this is translated from the coding sequence TTGAATATCCTAGAAGTTGAAAAGCTGACAAAACGCTATGGCGGAGAAAGTGTTGTTGAAGACCTTTCTTTCATATTAGAGAAAGGGACTGCTACAGCATTGATTGGTCCAAATGGTGCGGGGAAGACGACAAGTTTGTCGATGTTGGCTAATTTGTTATCTCCAACGAGCGGAAAAATCACAATGGAAAAAGACGTATCCCTTGGTTTTCTTCCTCAATATCCTCAATTTTTCCCATGGCTGACAGCAGTTGAATTTACAGAATTAGCAGCTAAAATAAGTGGTGTTGAAGCAAAACAAGCAAGGTTGCAATCCATAAAAACTTTAGAATTTGTAGGTCTTGAAAATGCTCTCCATAAAAAAATTGGCAGCTTTTCAGGAGGCATGAAGCAGCGCTTAGGTCTTGCGCAAGCGATCGTTCACCGACCTAACTTACTTTTACTAGATGAACCCATCTCAGCATTGGATCCAACAGGACGTCGAGAAATCATGAATTTATTAAAATCGTTACAACAAGATACGACCATTTTGTATTCTACTCATATTTTGAATGATGCGGAAGAAATGACAGATCAGCTATTATTCATGAGAGAAGGACGTTTGATTGAGCAAGGTTCTTTGAAGGAAGTTAAGAAAAAACATGCAGACCCGTGTATCCAGATAAAATTCAGAAACCATACTCATGCGTTAGAGTTTGTAGGCAGCCATACATGGAAGTGTGAAGTTGAAGAAAACCTTGTTCTAATACCGGTTTCTAAATCAGGTCCAACTATGCAACAAGTTCTTCATATCCTATCAACTGAAAAACAGGATATTGTAGGAGTCGAGTTTCAAGATGCATCCTTGGAAGAAATCTTTCTAAAGGTGGTTGCTGCTAAATGA